In the Opitutaceae bacterium genome, one interval contains:
- a CDS encoding right-handed parallel beta-helix repeat-containing protein, giving the protein MTRVSLLYFILICCAPLEAATYYVHFDEGDDFYNGQSPASAWKHSPGDPNATGIPSGTILSPGDTVLFRGGVVYRGSVSVTSSGSPGFPIVYSGNAWGPEKARIEGADPISPTWSPCPSQAFAKGNPYYANIYYTDSPPGFPSFLTGIFEDGDFLWYSQGPDLADPFYYDNISEYYPIPKGSTAIRQTRTTLTDATRLTQTESDFWSGAHIATWIQGNLVAVKAITGFSPSSNTVTHEDLGAAPYTDRPSYYSLLNHVSLISRPGEYAYDSTQNRLYVWPRSSGDAGSHLYSVQVRDTAFTLSSASHVVIEGFDIRHFAQGVAASSTSATGVIVRNNSVSRLRSANKYSIFINASNSIIEDNEIVNCMRSVGILSSATGLTVSGNFVSRTSRQGIWFMGAKRSIIANNTVTDIKGSHSNAISIYSGSSDILVANNVVSEATLPLTFEDSSDLTFYGNLIDGGDKSRPVSEWFGMSGRVGFINNTFARNPDSVFLYVVSPGSAQYVFVNNILDGGGPASIQHEHNIFVGSPGWSLSSTESAYSSITDIFASPPEPDWSPKSGGPAVDSGANPVLYLPVTDFPDFDFLIDRNGTSRGSGGSWDTGYLEFSSGASVPVAPTGLVVQ; this is encoded by the coding sequence ATGACCAGAGTCTCGCTCCTCTACTTTATCCTGATCTGTTGCGCACCGCTAGAAGCCGCAACCTACTACGTTCATTTTGACGAGGGAGATGACTTTTACAACGGCCAGTCCCCCGCAAGTGCCTGGAAGCATAGCCCAGGTGATCCGAACGCAACTGGGATCCCAAGTGGAACGATCCTCTCCCCGGGAGACACGGTTCTATTCCGCGGCGGAGTTGTCTATCGAGGATCCGTTTCCGTGACCAGCAGTGGGAGTCCCGGATTTCCAATCGTTTACAGCGGAAATGCCTGGGGACCTGAGAAAGCGCGAATTGAAGGCGCAGATCCCATCAGCCCAACCTGGTCCCCCTGTCCCTCTCAAGCATTCGCCAAGGGAAATCCATACTACGCGAATATCTACTACACAGATTCCCCACCGGGTTTCCCGAGCTTTCTAACGGGCATCTTCGAAGACGGGGACTTTCTCTGGTACTCGCAGGGCCCGGACCTTGCAGACCCGTTCTACTATGACAATATCTCCGAATACTACCCTATCCCCAAGGGCAGTACTGCAATCAGGCAGACCCGAACAACCCTCACTGATGCGACACGATTGACTCAGACTGAGAGCGATTTCTGGAGTGGAGCTCATATCGCCACTTGGATTCAGGGAAACCTTGTCGCTGTGAAGGCTATCACAGGGTTTTCACCTTCGAGCAACACCGTCACCCACGAGGATCTGGGCGCCGCGCCCTACACTGACCGCCCCAGTTATTATTCACTCCTCAACCATGTTTCCCTTATAAGCAGGCCCGGCGAATACGCTTACGATTCCACTCAAAACAGGCTCTATGTCTGGCCCAGATCCTCCGGCGATGCCGGCAGTCACCTCTACTCGGTCCAGGTTCGCGATACAGCCTTCACTCTCTCTTCAGCCAGCCATGTCGTAATTGAGGGGTTTGATATTCGGCACTTCGCCCAGGGTGTTGCTGCCTCCAGCACCTCTGCGACCGGTGTCATTGTACGGAATAACTCTGTGAGCCGACTACGTTCCGCCAACAAATACTCAATCTTTATCAACGCCTCGAATTCCATTATCGAAGACAATGAGATTGTCAACTGCATGCGTTCTGTTGGCATTCTCTCGAGTGCGACCGGATTGACCGTTAGCGGCAACTTTGTCAGCCGGACCTCACGACAGGGAATCTGGTTCATGGGCGCAAAGCGCAGCATCATCGCGAACAACACTGTAACTGATATCAAAGGGAGCCACTCCAATGCGATTTCGATCTACAGTGGTTCGAGTGATATTCTAGTCGCAAACAATGTTGTTTCTGAAGCGACACTTCCCTTGACCTTTGAGGATAGCAGTGATCTGACGTTCTATGGGAATCTCATTGATGGCGGGGATAAGTCACGCCCGGTGAGCGAATGGTTCGGAATGAGCGGACGCGTTGGATTTATCAACAATACCTTTGCCAGGAACCCGGATTCTGTTTTTCTTTATGTTGTCAGCCCGGGATCGGCTCAGTATGTATTCGTAAACAATATCCTGGATGGCGGAGGACCCGCATCCATCCAGCACGAGCATAACATCTTCGTCGGTTCACCAGGCTGGAGTCTTTCATCGACGGAGAGCGCCTACTCATCGATTACTGACATCTTTGCTTCACCGCCTGAGCCCGATTGGAGCCCTAAATCCGGAGGACCTGCCGTAGACTCAGGCGCCAATCCCGTCCTGTATCTGCCGGTCACCGATTTCCCTGATTTCGACTTCTTGATCGATCGAAACGGCACCTCTCGAGGTAGCGGCGGCAGTTGGGATACGGGCTATTTGGAATTCAGTTCCGGAGCCTCCGTTCCAGTCGCACCGACCGGATTGGTTGTGCAATAG
- a CDS encoding Coenzyme F420 hydrogenase/dehydrogenase, beta subunit C-terminal domain produces MKAKTVRQIADWRLCLGCGACSYICPDDKISLFDCASEGIRPLVADEYCLACRDCLTVCPAHGIDHKEPLPRSGLIAEVREAFGPVLEIWEGHATDPEIRFTGSSGGILTALSLFCLEAEGFHGVLHIGQDPARPLRNHTVLSRTRRDLLNRTGSRYAPASACESLQLIEDAPAPCVFIGQPSEATASRKAAELRPRLKGNLALVLSFFCAGSPSTQGTIDLLRSAGIDPDSVESFRYRGNGWPGMFTVKLKDEPKARPLMSYAESWGFVQAYRPFSTHLCPDGTGEDADISCGDPWYRPVEAGEAGSSLVLVRTERGREILQKAIQAGYVVLKPAEPWKLLASQKGLVAKRGAVWGRLATMRAIGLPVPKLRGFSLFKNWMKLTLSEKLRSTVGTLRRVITRGYYRPQELRRD; encoded by the coding sequence ATGAAGGCGAAAACTGTCAGGCAGATTGCTGATTGGCGCCTTTGCCTCGGATGTGGTGCGTGTTCCTATATCTGTCCGGACGACAAGATCTCGCTTTTCGACTGCGCATCCGAGGGTATACGGCCACTGGTCGCAGATGAGTATTGCCTGGCATGCAGGGATTGCCTGACTGTCTGCCCAGCCCATGGGATTGACCACAAAGAGCCTCTCCCCCGTTCGGGTTTGATCGCTGAGGTGCGGGAAGCGTTCGGTCCGGTCCTTGAAATCTGGGAGGGACATGCGACGGATCCCGAGATCCGGTTCACGGGGTCCTCCGGCGGAATCCTGACCGCTCTATCGCTCTTCTGCCTCGAGGCCGAAGGATTTCATGGTGTCCTGCATATAGGACAAGATCCCGCCCGCCCACTTCGGAACCATACCGTTCTGAGCCGGACCCGGCGGGATCTTCTGAACCGCACCGGTTCCCGGTATGCACCGGCCTCGGCCTGTGAATCACTACAACTGATTGAGGACGCGCCCGCGCCTTGCGTATTCATCGGACAGCCTTCAGAAGCGACTGCGTCTCGTAAGGCAGCGGAGCTTCGTCCTCGATTGAAGGGCAACCTTGCACTCGTCCTTTCGTTCTTTTGCGCGGGTTCCCCATCCACCCAGGGGACTATCGATCTCCTGAGATCCGCAGGTATCGACCCCGACTCGGTCGAGTCCTTTCGCTATCGTGGCAACGGCTGGCCCGGAATGTTCACCGTCAAGTTGAAAGATGAACCCAAGGCTCGACCCTTGATGTCGTATGCCGAATCTTGGGGATTCGTTCAGGCCTACCGACCGTTCTCAACCCATCTGTGCCCGGATGGGACCGGAGAGGATGCAGACATCTCCTGCGGCGATCCATGGTATCGTCCCGTTGAGGCGGGTGAAGCCGGAAGTTCGCTGGTGCTGGTTCGGACCGAACGCGGCAGAGAGATCCTGCAGAAGGCGATTCAAGCCGGCTACGTTGTTCTGAAACCCGCCGAACCGTGGAAGCTGCTAGCGTCCCAAAAGGGTCTCGTTGCCAAACGCGGCGCCGTCTGGGGTCGGCTGGCTACCATGCGTGCGATCGGACTCCCTGTTCCTAAGCTCCGCGGATTCTCGCTCTTCAAGAACTGGATGAAGCTGACGCTATCAGAGAAACTGCGTTCCACAGTTGGCACACTTCGTCGGGTCATCACCCGAGGCTACTACAGGCCGCAGGAACTGAGAAGAGACTGA
- a CDS encoding methyltransferase domain-containing protein has translation MSNLDKRFEDAETLVGLPSRNPYSLPFAHRKLFAQHVEEFDLFIYTEDDIHITERHVDAFLDSQSLLNGDEIAGFLRSEVDPKGNRYITSIHHHFHWLVDSIVDRGGQKFARLSNDHSGCFLATRDQLRVAIASGGFLVPPHAETYGMLETAASDLYRNCGFRRLINLSRIDDFVLPHMPNKYYPVLGIAESELRVHTETLQALEVNGGWKGRLISPASRAPGFRWSMDLYSSEHHELLRKLPTAASKILSIGSGNGSNEAWMQERGHEVLAIPIDAVFGAVLQNRGIPAIIAPFEQALQQLSPRQFDAIVMADGLHLVPDPASWLRSLPKYLNRNGSVYACVAHGGNRLEWIRDLCKEGSFQPLSSLFVRTGVHPVNPEMLRQWFREAGFQSPTIEPLLTERRRAIVERGFRHLAFELASHFLVVAQATH, from the coding sequence ATGTCAAACCTGGACAAGAGGTTCGAGGACGCTGAGACACTGGTCGGTCTGCCATCTCGAAACCCCTACTCCCTCCCGTTTGCCCATCGAAAGCTTTTTGCGCAGCATGTTGAAGAGTTTGATCTCTTCATCTATACCGAGGATGACATCCACATCACAGAGCGCCATGTCGACGCCTTCCTGGACTCCCAGTCGTTGCTCAATGGCGACGAGATCGCAGGGTTTCTTCGTTCGGAGGTAGACCCCAAAGGCAACAGATACATAACCAGCATCCATCATCATTTCCACTGGCTGGTCGACTCGATTGTCGATCGCGGCGGTCAGAAGTTTGCCCGTCTCTCAAATGATCACTCCGGTTGCTTCCTTGCAACACGGGACCAGCTTAGGGTAGCGATCGCTTCAGGCGGCTTCCTCGTGCCTCCTCACGCCGAAACCTACGGGATGCTCGAGACCGCAGCTTCCGACCTCTATCGAAACTGCGGATTCAGGCGTCTGATCAATCTCTCGCGGATTGATGATTTCGTCCTTCCGCACATGCCAAACAAGTACTACCCCGTTCTCGGAATTGCCGAATCGGAACTGCGTGTTCACACTGAAACGCTCCAAGCACTCGAAGTCAATGGCGGCTGGAAAGGCCGGCTAATCTCACCCGCCAGCCGCGCACCCGGATTTCGGTGGTCGATGGATCTGTATTCGTCCGAGCACCATGAATTGCTTCGAAAGCTGCCGACTGCAGCCTCGAAGATCCTCTCCATCGGATCTGGAAACGGCTCAAACGAAGCGTGGATGCAGGAACGCGGTCATGAGGTACTTGCGATTCCCATCGATGCCGTCTTCGGCGCTGTTCTCCAGAATCGTGGCATTCCAGCGATCATCGCCCCATTCGAGCAGGCTCTCCAACAGCTCAGTCCGCGCCAATTCGATGCAATCGTCATGGCCGACGGCCTCCACTTGGTGCCCGATCCAGCTTCATGGCTTCGGTCTCTACCGAAGTACTTGAATAGAAACGGATCCGTTTATGCCTGCGTGGCCCACGGGGGCAACCGTCTCGAGTGGATTCGTGACCTCTGTAAAGAAGGTTCCTTTCAGCCTCTTTCCAGCTTGTTCGTTCGAACCGGTGTCCACCCGGTCAATCCCGAAATGCTCCGCCAATGGTTCCGGGAAGCTGGGTTTCAATCGCCGACCATCGAACCTCTACTCACTGAAAGACGGCGTGCCATTGTCGAGCGGGGCTTTCGCCATCTAGCCTTCGAATTGGCCTCCCACTTCCTGGTAGTCGCCCAAGCTACGCACTGA
- a CDS encoding oligosaccharide flippase family protein, producing the protein MLRISALVFSLGIVSRAYGAIPMALHRYDITGKISVVQSVVRSGGYIILAVSGFGLGHIVAWDLLTLIGTISVQAIVIRMLAPGVRISPTFSFNGLREIFGFSVFSFLTYLFFMLHRESGKMILAGKLGPTPVAYLGTPDNVSLRLHMVVASGSETLMPRFSATGEADVARDLFRNGTWSSLSVSLILLIPLIVLMPDFLSLWIDPEFALASSLVGQFVALSYISQGAYAPVATYFRGIGKPWMVTVTVLLAGLTMLFSSLILIPRIGLEGAGYSYALASVPAMLAVIHGWFYLFGGRSFPGFLRMICLPLAVGALAYWLLVTIRSMIPAMNWPILIVAGGSFAGIMTISLFGSDWLIGGPGAPSRQFITNLLAKPRVAAILHRFGFRGET; encoded by the coding sequence TTGTTGCGGATTTCTGCCCTCGTCTTCTCCCTCGGCATCGTCTCGCGGGCCTATGGCGCCATTCCCATGGCGCTTCACCGCTACGACATAACCGGAAAGATAAGCGTGGTTCAGAGTGTCGTGCGCTCCGGTGGCTACATCATCCTGGCGGTCTCGGGATTCGGGCTCGGCCATATTGTCGCCTGGGACCTGCTCACCCTGATCGGCACGATCTCGGTCCAGGCCATCGTCATCCGGATGCTCGCGCCCGGGGTAAGGATCTCCCCCACATTTTCATTCAATGGACTGAGGGAGATCTTCGGGTTCAGCGTTTTTTCCTTTCTTACCTATCTGTTCTTCATGTTGCACCGTGAGTCCGGAAAAATGATCCTCGCCGGAAAGCTTGGGCCGACTCCGGTTGCCTATCTCGGCACTCCCGACAACGTTTCCCTTCGACTTCACATGGTTGTCGCCAGTGGAAGTGAGACGCTGATGCCCCGGTTCAGCGCAACAGGTGAGGCCGACGTCGCCCGCGACCTTTTTCGCAACGGTACGTGGTCATCACTCTCCGTTTCACTCATCCTTCTCATACCGTTGATCGTCCTGATGCCGGATTTCCTTTCCCTGTGGATTGATCCGGAGTTTGCCCTTGCGAGTTCCCTCGTCGGCCAGTTCGTCGCACTGAGCTACATCTCTCAAGGCGCCTACGCCCCGGTCGCAACCTACTTCCGGGGGATCGGAAAGCCGTGGATGGTCACGGTCACCGTCCTCCTCGCAGGACTGACCATGCTCTTTTCAAGCCTTATTCTGATCCCGAGGATCGGCCTCGAAGGAGCGGGCTATTCGTATGCGCTTGCGTCAGTCCCAGCAATGCTCGCTGTGATTCACGGCTGGTTCTATCTATTTGGTGGCCGATCGTTCCCCGGGTTTCTTCGCATGATCTGCCTACCTCTCGCTGTGGGTGCCCTCGCCTACTGGCTACTTGTCACGATCCGATCGATGATTCCAGCAATGAACTGGCCGATCCTGATTGTCGCAGGCGGAAGCTTTGCGGGGATTATGACGATCTCGCTATTCGGCTCCGATTGGCTCATTGGTGGACCCGGCGCACCGTCAAGGCAATTCATTACAAACCTCCTGGCGAAACCCAGGGTTGCGGCAATCCTGCATCGATTCGGATTCCGGGGTGAAACCTAG
- a CDS encoding glycosyltransferase family 2 protein, producing the protein MSPRVSIGLPVYNGANFLERSIDSILKQDFEDLELIVADNASTDATEAICRSYLERDSRIRYFRNESNVGAAGNYNKTFQLAQGSYFKWAAHDDECHQSMIGKCVRYLDSAPLNVAMVYPLGELIDEEGVTLESPLDRIASSDPRPYRRLSRVLWSLNMCDPVFGLIRADCLRRTQLIGPFFGADYVLLGELAMLGQIHEIPDVCFRLRAHQKRSMKANATRKARAAWYTTDGTRRQLPLPNWDRMILEMARSALRAEIPTYSRLTCCLAAVSTHYWRRFRNFGGRIKTRLLNRTARS; encoded by the coding sequence ATGTCACCACGCGTCAGCATTGGATTGCCCGTCTACAACGGTGCCAACTTCCTCGAACGATCGATCGATTCGATCCTCAAACAGGACTTCGAAGATCTCGAGTTGATTGTTGCAGACAATGCTTCGACCGATGCAACCGAGGCTATCTGTCGTTCCTACCTCGAGCGGGACTCCCGGATCCGTTACTTCCGAAACGAGTCGAATGTCGGAGCAGCGGGAAACTACAACAAGACATTCCAGCTTGCCCAGGGCTCCTATTTCAAATGGGCGGCGCACGATGATGAGTGTCATCAGTCGATGATCGGCAAGTGTGTCCGCTACCTCGACTCGGCACCGCTAAATGTTGCGATGGTCTATCCACTGGGGGAACTGATAGACGAAGAAGGAGTCACCCTTGAGAGTCCGCTCGATCGTATTGCTTCCTCCGATCCACGACCCTACCGAAGGCTGTCCCGCGTCTTGTGGTCACTGAACATGTGCGATCCCGTCTTCGGTCTCATACGAGCTGACTGCCTGCGACGAACGCAACTGATCGGACCGTTCTTCGGGGCAGACTATGTTCTGCTGGGTGAACTGGCGATGCTTGGCCAGATTCACGAAATCCCGGACGTCTGCTTCCGCCTTCGGGCGCACCAGAAGCGGTCAATGAAGGCCAACGCCACCCGAAAAGCCAGGGCAGCCTGGTATACAACGGATGGAACCCGGCGGCAACTTCCACTGCCGAACTGGGACCGAATGATCCTTGAAATGGCCCGGTCCGCCCTGAGGGCTGAGATTCCGACCTATTCCCGCCTGACCTGTTGCCTTGCGGCAGTTTCGACCCACTACTGGCGCCGTTTCAGGAACTTTGGCGGGCGTATCAAGACCCGACTTCTGAACAGGACCGCAAGAAGCTAG
- a CDS encoding acyltransferase, whose amino-acid sequence MNPISSRNIQLDILRGIAILLVIGRHVELPRPGGLAGEFAYRWYQIGWIGVDLFFVLSGFLIGGLLIKEFAKNGRIRISRFLIRRGLKIYPLYFLFIAYVILWPAVKALKSGGELFPTFTSQWSLYWPNLLFLQNYIGTNPAGHTWTLAVEEHFYLILPFALVTLIATKRIRWLIPICILMVPVFLGFRCFSVYIDNPYAVSMAATHLRLEALLFGVGLRGIAEMHPARFAAFRRWRLPLLIFGLACWFPNFILDPSTVFVRTLGLTGTLLGSAAFLVATLHTHASDFAGSRKLVTSAARVVSWIGVFSYGIYLWHVTTIGILERVISDRILTTPGEVTTMEWLLITTLVTIGVIASGAFISRVIEWPVLRFRDRFFPSLSGPTDAIGGSRTSSGERHPEPTAQAPTRGTTPGI is encoded by the coding sequence ATGAACCCGATCTCCTCCAGAAATATACAACTGGATATCCTCCGTGGGATCGCGATCCTCCTTGTGATCGGTCGGCACGTGGAACTTCCCCGACCAGGAGGGCTTGCAGGGGAGTTCGCCTACCGTTGGTATCAGATCGGATGGATAGGCGTTGATCTATTCTTCGTCCTCAGCGGATTTCTGATCGGAGGCCTTCTGATCAAAGAATTCGCGAAGAACGGGAGAATCAGGATAAGCCGGTTCCTGATCCGACGCGGTCTAAAGATCTATCCTCTATACTTCCTGTTTATTGCCTACGTGATTCTGTGGCCAGCTGTAAAGGCCCTCAAGTCCGGTGGCGAGCTATTCCCGACATTCACATCCCAATGGTCGCTCTACTGGCCCAATCTTCTTTTTCTTCAGAACTACATCGGAACGAACCCTGCAGGCCACACGTGGACTCTGGCCGTCGAGGAACACTTTTACCTGATTCTTCCCTTCGCACTCGTAACGTTGATCGCGACCAAACGAATCAGGTGGCTGATACCGATCTGCATTCTCATGGTTCCAGTCTTCCTGGGCTTTCGCTGCTTCTCTGTCTACATCGATAACCCCTATGCCGTGTCAATGGCCGCCACCCACCTGAGACTTGAGGCGCTTCTTTTCGGGGTGGGATTGCGCGGCATTGCCGAGATGCACCCTGCCCGGTTTGCCGCTTTCCGCCGGTGGCGCCTTCCATTGCTTATCTTCGGCCTCGCTTGCTGGTTCCCGAACTTCATTCTGGATCCATCTACCGTATTTGTCAGGACACTCGGCTTGACCGGTACCCTGCTTGGGTCCGCCGCCTTTCTCGTGGCAACCCTTCATACACATGCCTCTGATTTCGCCGGTTCACGTAAACTCGTAACATCTGCGGCAAGGGTCGTGAGCTGGATTGGGGTATTCTCCTACGGCATCTACCTCTGGCATGTGACGACGATTGGCATACTTGAACGCGTCATCTCAGACCGGATTCTCACTACACCTGGAGAGGTGACCACTATGGAATGGCTCCTCATCACCACCTTGGTTACGATCGGAGTGATCGCTTCAGGTGCATTCATCAGCCGAGTGATCGAATGGCCTGTGCTTCGGTTTCGAGATCGATTCTTCCCGTCCTTATCCGGGCCGACCGACGCCATTGGAGGGAGTCGGACTTCGAGCGGTGAACGCCATCCCGAACCAACCGCGCAGGCTCCCACGAGGGGGACAACGCCCGGAATCTGA